A single region of the Oryzias latipes chromosome 19, ASM223467v1 genome encodes:
- the LOC101165104 gene encoding G protein-activated inward rectifier potassium channel 1 yields the protein MSAIRRKFGEDYQMVNTNRTVTFSAPVKKKRQRFVEKNGRCNVQHGNLGGETSRYISDLFTTLVDLKWRWNLLIFILTYTVAWLVMAFMWWVIAYIRGDLSHAGHDSSYTPCVANVYNFPSAFLFFIETEATIGYGYRYITEKCPEGIILFLFQSLLGSIVDAFLIGCMFIKMSQPKKRAETLMFSQDAVISQRDGKLCLMFRVGNLRNSHMVSAQIRCKLIKSRQTPEGEFLPLDQCELDVGFGTGADQLFLVSPLTICHEINNNSPFFDLSQRSLTSEQFEIVVILEGIVETTGMTCQARTSYTEDEVLWGHRFLPVMSLEEGFFRVDYSQFHNTFEVPTPPYSVKEQEERLSLSSPNPLPVAPTPPSPLLGNGGRSSRRERLLSADNAEHTEEKAYRLPMKLQRMSSAREDKLWKGLKMGPALPGGKASSTGDLPLSIQRVGSSSIPGVGQVHPEELVQLLFTDDVEEGDLEKHRQAGGSNTCAAPAQASVQISLAGTWAEDNLPAKLRKMNR from the exons ATGTCCGCTATACGAAGGAAATTTGGGGAGGATTATCAGATGGTGAACACCAACCGCACTGTGACTTTTTCTGCACCGGTGAAGAAAAAGAGGCAGCGATTTGTGGAGAAGAACGGCCGCTGCAATGTTCAGCACGGTAACCTTGGAGGAGAGACCAGCAGGTACATCTCAGATCTCTTCACAACGCTGGTGGATCTGAAGTGGCGATGGAACCtgctcatcttcatcctcacttaCACAGTTGCGTGGCTGGTTATGGCTTTCATGTGGTGGGTGATCGCTTACATCCGAGGTGATCTGAGCCACGCCGGCCACGACTCGTCCTACACCCCGTGCGTCGCCAACGTGTACAACTTTCCCTCGGCTTTCCTGTTTTTCATCGAGACCGAGGCGACCATCGGCTACGGCTATCGCTACATAACGGAGAAGTGCCCCGAGGGgatcatcctcttcctctttcagTCTTTGCTGGGCTCCATCGTGGACGCCTTCCTCATCGGCTGCATGTTCATCAAGATGTCGCAGCCGAAGAAGCGCGCAGAGACGCTTATGTTCAGCCAGGACGCAGTCATCTCGCAGCGGGACGGGAAGTTGTGCCTCATGTTCCGAGTTGGGAACCTGCGGAACAGCCACATGGTCTCCGCACAGATCAGGTGCAAACTTATCAAG tctcGTCAGACTCCTGAAGGAGAGTTTCTACCGTTGGATCAGTGTGAGCTGGATGTTGGATTCGGCACTGGAGCAGACCAGCTTTTCCTCGTTTCTCCTCTAACCATCTGTCACGAGATCAACAACAACAGCCCCTTCTTTGATCTCTCACAGCGATCCCTCACCAGCGAGCAGTTTGAGATTGTTGTGATACTGGAGGGCATCGTGGAGACCACTG GTATGACGTGCCAAGCAAGGACTTCTTACACTGAGGATGAAGTGTTGTGGGGCCATCGGTTCCTCCCTGTCATGTCGCTGGAAGAGGGCTTCTTCAGAGTCGACTACTCCCAATTCCACAACACCTTTGAGGTCCCAACGCCTCCCTACAGCGTCAAAGAGCAAGAGGAGAGGTTATCGTTATCGTCGCCCAACCCGCTACCAGTTGCACCAACTCCCCCTTCACCTCTATTAGGTAATGGAGGGCGTTCGAGCCGGCGGGAAAGGCTCCTGTCAGCCGACAATGCGGAGCACACGGAAGAGAAAGCCTACAGGCTGCCTATGAAACTCCAGCGCATGAGCTCTGCCAGAGAGGACAAGTTATGGAAAGGGCTGAAGATGGGGCCTGCTTTGCCTGGAGGTAAAGCCTCCAGCACGGGAGATCTACCACTTAGCATTCAAAGGGTGGGCTCCAGCTCCATTCCAGGCGTTGGTCAGGTGCATCCAGAGGAGCTGGTGCAGCTGTTGTTCACAGATGACGTGGAAGAGGGAGATCTGGAGAAACACAGACAGGCAGGAGGCAGTAACACCTGTGCTGCTCCAGCCCAAGCATCAGTCCAGATCTCACTGGCGGGGACTTGGGCGGAGGACAACCTGCCCGCTAAACTTCGCAAAATGAATCGCTGA
- the LOC101158484 gene encoding zinc finger protein 281 isoform X1, with protein MSIIQDKIGNEFLRNGGMDPNFAPGMLMFSHLPPVTSFTRLASQSVMGELPQEMILKKERDSPPDHQGANAANTGGFLHSMGIKQERLSELDYRMPLYSGGGGVGVNCAGGGAGKSGTDLPEVSFVNHHQNHQNMLLHDLSLSNVRSLEEAMAGRPVKEPKESSGRRGRRGNGDGQGGKVRRKRNDASKAMMLDADGACLSPNSKPHICEHCNAAFRSSYHLRRHVLIHTDCTGERPFRCSQCNMSFIQKYLLQRHEKIHSGEKPFSCDQCNMRFIQKYHMERHKRTHSGEKPYRCDTCQQFFSRTDRLLKHKRTCGEAIKKGLDPNMLELSEAELGQGSYSVTQGNASSSGRKRGKSKNSEGGERKRKKNASAAASSSEGMARELGLHDFNMEHPSGSDSAMQGRTPKLVFKKSARKGLDKGLLSLDDGADEQKLLDQKSVSMDHVEASGLDSMGLLQGPGANKPGPTTSSNYDDAMQFVKKRRYLHAVNNDYGAGSLHMASQGNSVIQGSLGPEPTLAMLDSPLDLKHDKSGIPDEVLQSLLDHYSHKPEGTHHHDVTFDLSDHPHHVDLQPAAPVTPELEDDSGNGSDKSAVMNEYSKFLLQALERTSHSGPFPSLGPTGPFPLLSSSSSPTGPLFSDKHVYTTSPLDCGYPPAVSSPLPIAASSSASSSSSSKSHYGMLVGSPSQTGYHLSLDSTSHQQLTPSQELTEQLEKQHSPGTFSIPTQELAATAEGPKGPQPKNGGSTAPSNGSTYPDLSPLNPPKESTYQIENFAQAFGSQFKSGRRTPLSYGSDPGAEVDHRIRTPVSEFSGYTSLLADVSEPVSTGSKTPTSQSFR; from the exons ATGAGTATTATCCAAGACAAGATAGGCAATGAATTTTTGCGAAATGGAGGCATGGACCCTAATTTCGCACCAGGTATGCTTATGTTCAGCCACTTGCCACCAGTCACCAGCTTTACACGACTGGCTTCTCAGTCTGTCATGGGTGAGCTTCCCCAGGAGATGATCCTGAAAAAAGAGCGGGATTCGCCTCCAGATCACCAGGGAGCAAATGCTGCGAACACAGGGGGGTTTCTCCACAGCATGGGGATCAAACAAGAACGACTAAGTGAGCTGGATTACCGAATGCCCCTCTACAGTGGAGGTGGCGGAGTGGGGGTAAACTGTGCTGGAGGAGGCGCGGGGAAGAGTGGTACCGACTTGCCAGAGGTGTCTTTTGTTAACCACCACCAGAATCACCAGAACATGCTCCTCCATGACCTCAGCCTCAGCAACGTCCGCTCTTTGGAAGAAGCG ATGGCTGGAAGACCAGTTAAAGAGCCAAAAGAGTCCTCAGGTAGAAGGGGGCGGAGGGGTAATGGAGACGGGCAAGGAGGCAAAGTTCGAAGGAAACGTAATGATGCTTCAAAG GCCATGATGTTGGATGCAGATGGAGCCTGCCTTTCCCCAAACTCAAAACCACATATCTGTGAGCACTGTAACGCTGCCTTTCGCAGCTCCTACCACTTGCGCAGACATGTGCTCATACACACAG ATTGTACAGGTGAGAGGCCTTTCCGGTGCAGTCAGTGCAACATGAGCTTCATTCAGAAGTACCTGCTTCAGCGGCATGAGAAGATCCACAGTG GGGAAAAGCCTTTCAGCTGTGACCAATGTAACATGCGCTTTATCCAGAAGTACCACATGGAGCGACACAAAAGGACACATAGTGGTGAGAAGCCTTATCGCTGTGATACTTGCCAACAA tttttttcaagAACAGACCGGTTACTGAAGCACAAACGGACTTGTGGAGAAGCCATAAAGAAGGGTCTAGACCCAAACATGCTGGAGCTTAGTGAAGCGGAGCTTGGTCAAGGCAGCTATTCAGTCACTCAGGGAAACGCCAGCAGCTCTGGACGCAAGAGGGGGAAGTCCAAAAACAGCGAGGGCGGTGAACGCAAGAGGAAGAAGAATGCCTCCGCAGCAGCGTCTTCTTCTGAGGGGATGGCCCGTGAGCTGGGCCTGCATGACTTCAACATGGAGCACCCCTCCGGCTCTGATTCTGCAATGCAGGGGCGTACCCCCAAATTGGTATTTAAAAAATCGGCCCGGAAAGGGCTTGACAAAGGCCTCCTGTCCCTGGACGATGGTGCTGATGAACAAAAACTGTTAGACCAGAAATCCGTCTCCATGGATCACGTGGAAGCTTCTGGCCTTGATAGCATGGGTCTTCTCCAGGGACCTGGGGCCAACAAACCTGGGCCCACCACCAGCAGCAACTACGATGATGCAATGCAGTTTGTCAAAAAGCGGCGCTACCTCCATGCAGTTAATAATGACTATGGAGCTGGATCCCTGCACATGGCATCCCAGGGTAACAGCGTGATCCAGGGTTCCCTTGGGCCGGAGCCCACGCTGGCCATGCTGGACTCGCCGCTGGATCTCAAGCATGACAAGTCAGGCATTCCAGACGAGGTACTGCAAAGCCTGCTGGATCATTATAGCCATAAACCAGAGGGAACACACCACCATGATGTGACTTTTGATTTGTCCGACCACCCGCACCACGTCGACCTCCAGCCAGCAGCGCCCGTTACCCCGGAACTGGAGGACGACTCGGGCAATGGTAGTGACAAATCCGCAGTGATGAACGAGTACTCAAAGTTCCTCCTGCAGGCCTTGGAGCGCACCAGCCATAGTGGGCCTTTCCCTAGCCTTGGCCCCACGGGGCCTTTCCCACTGCTGTCCAGCAGCTCCAGTCCCACCGGACCCTTGTTCTCTGACAAACACGTGTACACCACATCTCCACTGGATTGTGGCTATCcacctgctgtttcttctcCCCTACCAATTGCTGCCTCTTCATcagcctcctcctcatcctcttccaAGTCCCACTATGGCATGCTTGTTGGATCCCCTTCGCAAACAGGCTACCATCTAAGCTTGGACTCTACTAGTCACCAGCAGCTGACTCCTTCTCAGGAGCTGACTGAGCAACTGGAGAAGCAGCATTCCCCTGGCACCTTCAGTATACCCACCCAGGAGCTAGCGGCTACAGCCGAGGGCCCCAAGGGGCCGCAGCCCAAGAATGGAGGGAGCACCGCACCCAGCAATGGCTCCACCTATCCAGACCTGTCTCCGCTGAACCCCCCTAAAGAATCCACCTACCAGATCGAGAACTTTGCCCAAGCCTTTGGGTCTCAGTTCAAGTCGGGGCGGCGGACCCCTCTGAGCTACGGTAGCGATCCGGGGGCGGAGGTCGACCACAGAATACGGACTCCAGTGTCAGAATTCTCAGGGTATACCAGTTTGTTAGCTGACGTAAGCGAGCCAGTGAGTACAGGATCAAAAACCCCGACAAGCCAAAGTTTTCGATAA
- the LOC101158484 gene encoding zinc finger protein 281 isoform X2, producing the protein MSIIQDKIGNEFLRNGGMDPNFAPGMLMFSHLPPVTSFTRLASQSVMGELPQEMILKKERDSPPDHQGANAANTGGFLHSMGIKQERLSELDYRMPLYSGGGGVGVNCAGGGAGKSGTDLPEVSFVNHHQNHQNMLLHDLSLSNVRSLEEAMAGRPVKEPKESSGRRGRRGNGDGQGGKVRRKRNDASKAMMLDADGACLSPNSKPHICEHCNAAFRSSYHLRRHVLIHTGERPFRCSQCNMSFIQKYLLQRHEKIHSGEKPFSCDQCNMRFIQKYHMERHKRTHSGEKPYRCDTCQQFFSRTDRLLKHKRTCGEAIKKGLDPNMLELSEAELGQGSYSVTQGNASSSGRKRGKSKNSEGGERKRKKNASAAASSSEGMARELGLHDFNMEHPSGSDSAMQGRTPKLVFKKSARKGLDKGLLSLDDGADEQKLLDQKSVSMDHVEASGLDSMGLLQGPGANKPGPTTSSNYDDAMQFVKKRRYLHAVNNDYGAGSLHMASQGNSVIQGSLGPEPTLAMLDSPLDLKHDKSGIPDEVLQSLLDHYSHKPEGTHHHDVTFDLSDHPHHVDLQPAAPVTPELEDDSGNGSDKSAVMNEYSKFLLQALERTSHSGPFPSLGPTGPFPLLSSSSSPTGPLFSDKHVYTTSPLDCGYPPAVSSPLPIAASSSASSSSSSKSHYGMLVGSPSQTGYHLSLDSTSHQQLTPSQELTEQLEKQHSPGTFSIPTQELAATAEGPKGPQPKNGGSTAPSNGSTYPDLSPLNPPKESTYQIENFAQAFGSQFKSGRRTPLSYGSDPGAEVDHRIRTPVSEFSGYTSLLADVSEPVSTGSKTPTSQSFR; encoded by the exons ATGAGTATTATCCAAGACAAGATAGGCAATGAATTTTTGCGAAATGGAGGCATGGACCCTAATTTCGCACCAGGTATGCTTATGTTCAGCCACTTGCCACCAGTCACCAGCTTTACACGACTGGCTTCTCAGTCTGTCATGGGTGAGCTTCCCCAGGAGATGATCCTGAAAAAAGAGCGGGATTCGCCTCCAGATCACCAGGGAGCAAATGCTGCGAACACAGGGGGGTTTCTCCACAGCATGGGGATCAAACAAGAACGACTAAGTGAGCTGGATTACCGAATGCCCCTCTACAGTGGAGGTGGCGGAGTGGGGGTAAACTGTGCTGGAGGAGGCGCGGGGAAGAGTGGTACCGACTTGCCAGAGGTGTCTTTTGTTAACCACCACCAGAATCACCAGAACATGCTCCTCCATGACCTCAGCCTCAGCAACGTCCGCTCTTTGGAAGAAGCG ATGGCTGGAAGACCAGTTAAAGAGCCAAAAGAGTCCTCAGGTAGAAGGGGGCGGAGGGGTAATGGAGACGGGCAAGGAGGCAAAGTTCGAAGGAAACGTAATGATGCTTCAAAG GCCATGATGTTGGATGCAGATGGAGCCTGCCTTTCCCCAAACTCAAAACCACATATCTGTGAGCACTGTAACGCTGCCTTTCGCAGCTCCTACCACTTGCGCAGACATGTGCTCATACACACAG GTGAGAGGCCTTTCCGGTGCAGTCAGTGCAACATGAGCTTCATTCAGAAGTACCTGCTTCAGCGGCATGAGAAGATCCACAGTG GGGAAAAGCCTTTCAGCTGTGACCAATGTAACATGCGCTTTATCCAGAAGTACCACATGGAGCGACACAAAAGGACACATAGTGGTGAGAAGCCTTATCGCTGTGATACTTGCCAACAA tttttttcaagAACAGACCGGTTACTGAAGCACAAACGGACTTGTGGAGAAGCCATAAAGAAGGGTCTAGACCCAAACATGCTGGAGCTTAGTGAAGCGGAGCTTGGTCAAGGCAGCTATTCAGTCACTCAGGGAAACGCCAGCAGCTCTGGACGCAAGAGGGGGAAGTCCAAAAACAGCGAGGGCGGTGAACGCAAGAGGAAGAAGAATGCCTCCGCAGCAGCGTCTTCTTCTGAGGGGATGGCCCGTGAGCTGGGCCTGCATGACTTCAACATGGAGCACCCCTCCGGCTCTGATTCTGCAATGCAGGGGCGTACCCCCAAATTGGTATTTAAAAAATCGGCCCGGAAAGGGCTTGACAAAGGCCTCCTGTCCCTGGACGATGGTGCTGATGAACAAAAACTGTTAGACCAGAAATCCGTCTCCATGGATCACGTGGAAGCTTCTGGCCTTGATAGCATGGGTCTTCTCCAGGGACCTGGGGCCAACAAACCTGGGCCCACCACCAGCAGCAACTACGATGATGCAATGCAGTTTGTCAAAAAGCGGCGCTACCTCCATGCAGTTAATAATGACTATGGAGCTGGATCCCTGCACATGGCATCCCAGGGTAACAGCGTGATCCAGGGTTCCCTTGGGCCGGAGCCCACGCTGGCCATGCTGGACTCGCCGCTGGATCTCAAGCATGACAAGTCAGGCATTCCAGACGAGGTACTGCAAAGCCTGCTGGATCATTATAGCCATAAACCAGAGGGAACACACCACCATGATGTGACTTTTGATTTGTCCGACCACCCGCACCACGTCGACCTCCAGCCAGCAGCGCCCGTTACCCCGGAACTGGAGGACGACTCGGGCAATGGTAGTGACAAATCCGCAGTGATGAACGAGTACTCAAAGTTCCTCCTGCAGGCCTTGGAGCGCACCAGCCATAGTGGGCCTTTCCCTAGCCTTGGCCCCACGGGGCCTTTCCCACTGCTGTCCAGCAGCTCCAGTCCCACCGGACCCTTGTTCTCTGACAAACACGTGTACACCACATCTCCACTGGATTGTGGCTATCcacctgctgtttcttctcCCCTACCAATTGCTGCCTCTTCATcagcctcctcctcatcctcttccaAGTCCCACTATGGCATGCTTGTTGGATCCCCTTCGCAAACAGGCTACCATCTAAGCTTGGACTCTACTAGTCACCAGCAGCTGACTCCTTCTCAGGAGCTGACTGAGCAACTGGAGAAGCAGCATTCCCCTGGCACCTTCAGTATACCCACCCAGGAGCTAGCGGCTACAGCCGAGGGCCCCAAGGGGCCGCAGCCCAAGAATGGAGGGAGCACCGCACCCAGCAATGGCTCCACCTATCCAGACCTGTCTCCGCTGAACCCCCCTAAAGAATCCACCTACCAGATCGAGAACTTTGCCCAAGCCTTTGGGTCTCAGTTCAAGTCGGGGCGGCGGACCCCTCTGAGCTACGGTAGCGATCCGGGGGCGGAGGTCGACCACAGAATACGGACTCCAGTGTCAGAATTCTCAGGGTATACCAGTTTGTTAGCTGACGTAAGCGAGCCAGTGAGTACAGGATCAAAAACCCCGACAAGCCAAAGTTTTCGATAA